TAGCCGTCACGACCGGTCTTGGGCGTCATCAGCCAGATCTGACCGCCCTCCTCGATCAGGCCGATGGCGTCGACCAGCGCGTCCGTGAGGTCGCCGTCGTCGTCGCGGAACCACAGCACCACGGCGTCTGCGACGTCGTCGTAGTCCTCGTCGACGAGTTCCTGGCCGATGACAGCCTCGATGTCCTCACGGAGCTCCTGCTCGACATCGTCGTCGTAGCCGATCTCCTGGACCACCTGTCCGGGCTCGAACCCCAGCCTTGCGGCTGGGTTGGTCCGCTCCTCCGCGTGGTCCGCGGTCGCGCTCACGGCTTGCCTCCTGATCATGGGTGAGAAAGTACTCGGGCCGCGCGCGTGCGCGTGGCATTGGGCGTAGTCCACACGTGCTGGACGGATCGCGCAAGTACCCGGCGACCTAGACCGCCGAAACGGTGACTTTTGGGGCCGTCTTGCCGCAACTCCGGGTACCCACCCTCTCCGCCTTCTGACACACACCACACCTCTTGACCCACTTTAGGGGGTTGTATGACGCGGGTGCCCCTCGGGGGCGCGCACCGGGACCGGCGCCGGCACCCGGCTGCGCGCGCGGGCGGCCGGAGGGCGCGGGTTACCCCAGGGTAGAGATGACGCGCGCGCCCACGGGGTACACGATGGTGGCGACGCCGACCGCAGAGCCGACATCCCGACCGCAATCCAGTCCTCACGGCACCTCCCGTGACCACCTCGAACAGCGAAGGAACAGCGTGGCTTCCGGATCCGATCGCAACCCGATCATCATTGGCGGCCTTCCCAGCCAGGTCCCGGACTTCGATCCGGAAGAGACCCAGGAATGGCTCGACTCCCTCGACGCCGCCGTCGACGAGCGGGGGCGCGAGCGGGCTCGCTACCTCATGCTCCGCCTCATCGAGCGCGCCCGCGAGAAGCGCGTGGCCGTGCCCGAGATGCGCAGCTCGGACTACGTCAACACGATCGCCACCAAGGACGAGCCGTTCTTCCCCGGCAACGAGGAGATCGAACGCCGGATCCTCAACGCCACGCGCTGGAACGCGGCCGTCATGGTCTCCCGCGCGCAGCGCCCCGGCATCGGTGTCGGCGGGCACATCGCCACCTTCGCCTCGTCGGCCTCCCTGTACGACGTGGGCTTCAACCACTTCTTCCGGGGCAAGGACGAGGGCGACGGCGGCGACCAGATCTTCTTCCAGGGGCACGCCTCGCCCGGCATCTACGCCCGGGCGTTCCTGCTGGACCGGTTGAGCGAGCCGCAGCTGGACGGCTTCCGCCAGGAGCGGTCGAAGTACCCGAACGGCCTGTCGTCGTATCCGCACCCCCGGCTGATGCCGGACTTCTGGGAGTTCCCGACCGTCTCGATGGGCCTCGGCCCGCTGGGCGCGATCTACCAGGCGCGGATGAACCGCTACATGGAGGCGCGCGGTATCGCCGACACGTCGCGGTCGCACGTGTGGGCGTTCCTCGGCGACGGCGAGATGGACGAGCCGGAGTCGCTGGGCCAGCTCACCATCGCCGCCCGCGAGGGGCTGGACAACCTCACCTTCGTCGTCAACTGCAACCTGCAGCGCCTGGACGGCCCGGTCCGCGGCAACGGGAAGATCATCCAGGAGCTGGAGTCGGTCTTCCGCGGCGCCGGATGGAACGTGATCAAGCTGATCTGGGACCGCTCCTGGGACCCGCTGCTGGCGCAGGACCGGGACGGGACCCTGGTCAACAAGATGAACACGACGCCCGACGGGCAGTTCCAGACGTACGCCACCGAGACCGGCGGCTACATCCGGGAGCACTTCTTCGGCGACGACCACCGGCTGCGCGCGATGGTCGAGGGGATGAGCGACCAGCAGCTGCTGCACCTGGGGCGCGGCGGCCACGACCACCGGAAGATCTACGCGGCGTACGCGGCGGCCAAGGCCCACAAGGGCCAGCCGACGGTGATCCTGGCGCAGACGGTCAAGGGCTGGACCCTCGGCCCCAACTTCGAGGGCCGCAACGCCACCCACCAGATGAAGAAACTGACGGTGGACGACCTCAAGCGCTTCCGCGACCGGCTGCACCTGCCGATCCCGGACAGTCGGCTGGACTCCGGCCTCCCACCGTACTTCCACCCGGGGCGCGACTCGGAGGAGATCCAGTACATGCACGACCGCCGCAAGGCGCTGGGCGGGTACGTCCCGACCCGTGTCGTGCGGTCGCGGCCGTTGGCGCTGCCGGACGACAAGACGTACGCGGCGGTGAAGAAGGGGTCCGGTCAGCAGTCCATCGCCACGACGATGGCGTTCGTACGGCTGCTGAAGGACCTGATGCGGGACAAGGAGATCGGCAAGCGGTTCGTGCTGATCGCGCCGGACGAGTACCGCACCTTCGGCATGGACTCGTTCTTCCCGAGCGCCAAGATCTACAACCCGCTGGGCCAGCAGTACGAGGCGGTCGACCGGGAGCTGCTGCTCGCGTACAAGGAGTCGCCGACCGGTCAGATGCTGCACGACGGCATCTCCGAGGCGGGGTGCACCGCCTCGCTGATCGCCGCCGGCTCCGCCTACGCGACGCACGGCGAGCCGCTCATCCCGGTCTACGTCTTCTACTCGATGTTCGGTTTCCAGCGGACCGGTGACCAGTTCTGGCAGATGGCCGACCAGCTGGCGCGCGGTTTCGTCCTCGGTGCGACCGCCGGCCGCACGACGCTGACCGGTGAGGGCCTGCAGCACGCGGACGGTCACTCCCAGCTCCTGGCCTCGACGAACCCGGCGTGCGTCGCGTACGACCCGGCGTTCGGCTTCGAGATCGCCCACATCGTCCGGGACGGTCTGCGGCGGATGTACGGCTCGTCGAAGGAGCACCCGCACGGCGAGGACGTCTTCTACTACCTGACCGTGTACAACGAGCCGATTCAGCACCCGGCGGAGCCGGCCGACGTGGACGTGGAGGGCATCCTCAAGGGCATCCACCGGTTCCGCGCCGGGGAGTCCGGGGACGTCCCGGCGCAGATCATGGCGTCCGGCGTGGCGGTGCCGTGGGCCGTGGAGGCGCAGCGCATCCTCGCCGAGGAGTGGAACGTCCGGGCGGACGTGTGGTCGGCGACGTCGTGGAACGAGCTGCGCCGCGACGCGGTGGAGGCGGAGGAGTACAACCTCCTGCACCCGGAGGAGGAGGCCCGCGTCCCGTTCGTGACGCGGAAGCTCTCGGGCGCCGAGGGGCCGTTCGTGGCCGTCTCGGACTGGATGCGGTCGGTCCCCGACCAGATCTCCCGGTGGGTGCCCGGCCCGTACAACTCGCTCGGGGCGGACGGCTTCGGGTTCGCCGACACCCGTGGCGCGGCCCGCCGCTACTTCCACATCGACGCGCAGTCGATCGTGCTGGCGGTGCTCACGGAGCTGGCGCGGCAGGGCAAGGTGGACCGCTCGGCGCTGAAGCAGGCGGTGGACCGCTACCAGCTGCTCGACGTGTCGGCGGCCGACCCGGGCCCGGAGGGCGGCGACGCCTAGCAGGCGGTACGGACGGTACGGCGGCCGGTGGGCCGGGCGCGACGACGCCGGGGCCGCCGGCCGCCGCCTACTATGCGCGGCATGAAGGAAGCGACGGCGCAGGTCCGGTGGGAGCAGCGCACACAGGGACCCCTGCTCGCCCTGGCGGTGGCCTTCGGTGTCGCGTACGCGGTGTCGATCGTCGCCACGGACGCGGGGCCGTGGGTCAACGCGGTGTGCATGGGCGTGGAGTGGGTGGTGTGGGCGGCGTTCGCCGTCGACTACGTCGTGCGGCTCCGGCTCGCTCGGTCGCGTTGGCTCTTCGTGCGCAATCACTGGCTGGACCTCCTGGCGGTGGCGCTTCCGCTGCTCCAGCCGCTGCGGCTGCTGCGGCTGGTCTCGACGCTCCTGCTGGTGGGCCGGCGGGCCCGGATGTCCTCGCAGGTCACGCTGACGACGTACGTGGCGGGCTCCGTCGCCGGATTGCTGATGTTCGGCTCTCTCGCGGTGCTCCAGGTCGAGCGGGACGCGCCGGGTGGGAACATCCGGACGTTGGGCGACGCGGTGTGGTGGTCGTTCACCACGATGACGACCGTGGGCTACGGCGACCTCGCCCCGACCACCGGGCTCGGCCGGCTGCTGGCGGTGGGGCTGATGCTGTCGGGCATCGCGCTGCTGGGTGTGGTCACGGCGAACATCGCCGCCTGGTTCATCTCGCGCTTCGATCGGGACGACGCCGAGGAGCGCCGCAGGAACGCCCTCCTGGAGGTGCTGGCCCTGGAGGTGCGCGAGCTCCGCGCCGAGGTCGCCCGCCTCTCGACCGGTGTGCCCGCTTCACCGTCCGGCGGGCCGGACGGTGACGGTCCGGGCCCCGCCCCGACCCCATGCGGCCCGGGTCCCATGCCGGAGCCGGTCCCGGACGCCGGAGTCGGGACCGCCCCGGACGCCGAAGTCAGTTCTCCCAGATCTTGAAGGCCCGCACCTGGTAGGGCGACCGCGGCACCCACGTACCGCTGCCGGGATAGGTCTCGAATTCGCCCGTCTCCGCGCAGGTGGCCGACTGGTACGTCGTGACGGGCCGCCCCGTGCGGTTGGCCAGCGCCCCGGCGGAAGTGCCCGCCGGCAGCGCGACGCAGCTCTCGACGTCGGTCGAGGCCAGCTCGTGCGTCTGCCGCGCGCCCTTGAACTGCTCCTTGGGCCACAGGCACAGCTGCCCGCTGTCGCAGGGCCCGAGGGCGGGAGGCGCGGCGTCCGCCGGCGGCGCGCACGTGGTGAGCGCGGCGATGGTCACCGCGCTCACCCCGAGTGCCGCGACGGTGAAGAAGGGTCGAGAGGACTGCCGAGAGGACATACGCATGTGGATCTACCCCCATACGAGTAACGCTCCGTGTTCGGTCTCGCCATAGCTTGACTCTGCGTGACGGCGGTAGGGAAGGGCTGACGGTCGGATTCACCCGGACGGGGGATCGCGCCGTCCCCACCGCTTGGGCGATGTCGGTGAGGAAGGAGACGGAACGGCCGAAGGTGCACGCGGTGGGCCCCGGCACGGATGTGCCGGGGCCCAGGACGCCTCACCGCCGTCACGTATCGCTTTGCCGCCCGACGACGCGAGGGGCGTGCGCGGCGGTGTCGCCTCAGATGTGGACGCCGCCCCCGCCGGCGTCCGCGTTGACGCCGCGCTTGGTCAACGTCGCGACGAACGCCGCGACGAACGCCACGACCCCGGCGACGGTGAAGGCCAGCCCCATGCCGGACATGAACGTGTCCTGGATGACCTTGGTGATCGCGGCCAGCACGTCCGGGGTCATCCCCGGCGCCTTGGCGAGCTCGGCCGGGACGGTGCCGAACTCCGCGGCCTGCTCAAGCTGCGGCGCGGGCGGGACCGGGATGCCGGCCTCCTTCCAGTTCTCCCCGAACTCGGCGTTGACCTTGGAGGACATCACGGCGCCGAGCACCGCCGTGCCGAGGGCACCGCCGACCTGCATGGCGGCCTGCTGGAGGCCGCCGGCCACACCGGAGAGCTCCATCGGGGCGTTGCCCACGATGACCTCCGTCGCGCCCACCATGACCGGGGCGAGGCCGAGGCCGAGCAGGGCGAACCACAGGGACGTGGACAGGGTGCCCGTGTCCGGGGTGAGCGTGAGCATGCCGAACATGGAGGCCGCGGTGAAGACCATGCCCCCGACCAGCGGGATGCGCGGCCCGAACTTGGTGATGAGGGCGCCCGCCAGCGGCGAGGAAACGATCATCATCGCCGTGAGCGGCAGCAGGCGCAGGCCGCTGTCGACCGGGCTGAGGCCCTTGACGCCCTGGAGGTAGAACGTCACGAAGAACAGGCCGCCCATGAAGGCGAAGGCCATGAGGACCATGAGGACGACGCCCGCGGAGAGCGGGACGGAGCGGAACATGCCGAGGGGAACGAGCGGCTCGCGCACCTTCTGCTGCCAGAGGGCGAAGAGCCCGAAGAGGACCACCGCGCCGAGCAGGAAGCCCCACGTCTTGCCGCTGCCCCAGCCCCAGCTCTCACCGGCCTTGATGATGCCCCAGATCAGGGCGGCCATGGCGGCGGAGAGCAGCACGATGCCCACGACGTCGAAGGAGCGCGGGGCGTTCGCCGCCCGGTGGTCCTTCAAAATCACGAAGCCGAGGACGAGTGCGACCACACCGACCGGCACGTTGATGAAGAAGACCGACTGCCAGCTGACGTGCTCGACGAGGAGACCGCCGACGATCGGGCCGCCCGCCGTGGAGGCTCCGATGACCATGCCCCAGATGCCGATGGCCATGTTGAGCTTCTCGGCCGGGAAGGTGGCGCGGAGCAGACCGAGGGCGGCGGGCATCAGCAGGGCGCCGAAGAGGCCCTGGAGCACGCGGAAGCCGATGACCAGGGCGATCGAGTCCGAGAGGCCGATCGCGGCGGACGACGCCGCGAAACCGGCGATGCCTATGAGGAAGGTCTGGCGGTGGCCGAAGCGGTCGCCGAGCTTGCCGGCCGTGATCAGGGCCACGGCGAGGGCGAGCAGATAGCCGTTGGTGATCCACTGGACGTCGGCGAGCGTCGCGCCGAGGTCCCGCTGGATCGCCGGATTGGCGATGGCCACGATGGTGCCGTCGAGCGCGACCATCATCACACCGACGGCGACACTGAACAGCGTGAGCCACGGGTGGCCCCGCAGGCCCCTGGCCGGTTCGGGCACGGGTTCCGGGTTCTGCGGAGACTTCTGGATGGTGGTCTGACCAGTCATACCGCGAGGCTAATGTCAGTCGCTGACAATTGACAAAGCAATTGGCGCGACGGTAACTGTCACGTCGCTCACAGATAGGCTGAGCTGCGAGAGAGGCGAAACGAGGACCATGAAGTGACGGTTGAGCAGCCGACCGGGACGGGCTCCGCCACGGGGTTGCGCGAGCGGAAGAAGCAGCGCACCCACGCCGCCCTGCTGCGCACCGCACTGGAACTCTTCACCACCCAGGGGTACGAGCAGACGACCGTCGACGAGATCGCCGACGCCGTCGAGGTCTCGCAGCGGACCTTCTTCCGGTACTTCGCCAGCAAGGAGGACGCCGCCTTCGCCGTCCAGCAGATGGTGGAGCGGCACTTCGTCGCGGCACTGCGCGACCGCCCGGCGACGGAGGGCCCGTTCGACGCCCTGCGCAACTCCGTCCTCGAGGCGTGGGACACCATCGGCGAGGCGATCACGGAGGTCGTCCCGGTCGAGGTGTACCTGCGCATGCTCCAGGTGATCGAGTCGACGCCGCCGCTGCTCGCCGTCCACCTGCGGCGCTCCTTCGAGATGGAGGAGTACATCGCCCGGCTCATCGCGGAGCGGGAGGGGCTGGACGTCGACACCGACCCCCGTCCGCGCGTCGCCGTCGCCGCCTTCAGCGGCGTCATGCGCGTGACGGGACAGCTGTGGGTGCAAGGCCGGGAGACCACCTTGGAGGCGATGCGCGCCCTGACCGCGGACTACCTCGACCACATCGGTCCGGCGCTCGCCGGAGACTGGCGTGAAACCGCCGCACAGGCGGCGCGCACCGGCACGGAGGGGACGGACGCCGGGTGACCGCGCCGGAGCGGCCGACCCCCGCCGCGTGACGCGGACCAGCAACAGGACGAGCCCTTCCCCGAAACGCCGCTTCGAACCATGATCTGCGTCACTCGGGTTCCGAGCCCCACTGCTCGTCTCCTAGGGTGTCTCGTAGTGACTCCTCCTCTCGCCTTCCACCGACTCACCGGCTGGCGCACCGTCCTCGCCCTCTCGGTGGTCTTCGTCCTCCTCACGACGACCGGCTGGACCAGCGGCAAGCGCCCGCGCGGCGCGCCCCGAGACACCTGGGCCGCCGCGACGGCAGCGTGGCGCACCGACCGGCTCGACGGTCGGGCCCTGCCGGAGCCGACCGCCCCGCCGGCGGCGGTCGCGGCGTTCTTCGCCGCACTGCGCCCCGCGCAGCGGACGCGACTCGCCGACGCCCACCCGCTCATCGTGGGGAACCTCGACGGAGCGCCGGTGGCCCTGCGCTATCGGGCCAACCGGATCACGCTCCACCACGCCCTCGCCACCGAGCGCGTCCGCGTCGGTGACCGGGGCCTCTCGACCGAAGGGCACCTCGAGGCCGTCCGCAGGGCACACCGGTTCGAGGCGCTGCTGTCCCGGGACAGGCAGGTCCTCGCGTTCGACCCGTCGGGACAGGGCCGGGTCGCGGAGGTCTTCGGCGACCTCGTGCGCGCGCAGCGGATCTCCGTCGTCGTCCCGGGCGTGGACACCAATCTGCTGACGTATCAGAGGACGGCCCGCAGGTACACGGCTCCGTACGGCATGGCCGAGTCGCTCCACGCCGCCGAACGCGAGGCGGCGCCCGGCGTCCGCACCGCCGTCATCGCGTGGGCCGACTACACCGCCCCCAGCGGTGTCGGCGTGGACGCGGCGACCGGCCGACTCGCGGCGAGCGGCGCCCTGCGGCTCGTGGCGCTCGCCGAGGCCCTGCCCGGCTCGTCGCGGGTCTCGCTGTTCTGCCACAGCTACGGCTCGGTGGTGTGCGGCCTCGCCGCGCGCCGGCTGCCCGGCCGGGTGACCGACATCGCGGTCGCCGGCAGCCCGGGCATGCGGGCCGAGACCGCCGCCGCGCTCGACACCGGGGCCCGGGTGTGGGCCATGCGGGACGCCGACGACTGGATCGCCGACGTGCCTTACCTGGACGTCGGCGGGCTGGGGCACGGCACCGACCCGGTGGCCCCCGAGTTCGGCGCGAGGCTGCTGTCCGCCACCGGTGCCGCGGGACACGGCGGGTACTTCCTGCCCGGTACGGAGAGCCTGCGCAACTTCGCGCGGATCGGGGTCGGCGCGTACGAAAGCGTCAGCTGCGCCGGCGCGGACGACGCCTGCCGCAGTGAATCCTCCGGCGCCGCCTGACTCCCACCCGCGTAGAAGTCGGACACGGTAGTCCGTTTCCGCTTCTCTTCCAGGGGCGACGCGCGGGCGCACGCCGCATACGATGAGGCGCATGGGTGATGTGCTGGCCGGAAATCATGCCACCTGGGAGTTCGAACCCGACGCCGTGCTCATCCGCTTCGAACGGGGGATCCGCGCGCCGAAGCTCTTCCAGACGCTGCGCGAAAGACGCATCCCGCACGAGGCGCTGGCGTCGGTGACGCTCGCCCCGGGCAGGCGGGGCACGGTCATGCTCCACGCCGTGCCGCGCGTGGGCGCCGATCCGTTGATGGAAGTGGCCGGTGGCCAGCTCAAAGAGGGCTGCGACCCCTATCGGTTGGTGTTGCCCGCCGACCGCGAGACGCTCGCCGAGTACTACGCGCACGAGCTGCGCGCCCGTCTCGGCCGCGAGCGGGACGAGCCGGCCGAGCGGTTCCTGGTGACCGTCCCCGAGCCGCCCCTGCACTTCAAGGCGTACGACGGCAAGGCGTCCTTCGATGGCCGGAACGTGTCGTTCCGATGGTTCTGGACGGGCGCCTCGACCGCCAAGTGGAAAGCGGGCGACCAGACGTTCGCCGTCAGCGACCTCAGCGGTGTGGAGTGGCGGTCGCCGGACGGGCTCGACGGCTGCCTGCGGCTCGTCCGGCGCGGTGACGAGCCGCGCCCCGCGCAGGCCGACCAAGACCCGGCAGCGGTCGTCTTCGGCCTCGGGTATGGGCTGGTGCACGAGTCGCTGCCGTTCGCCGCCGCCGTCCTCCAGGCCGTGCGGACCACGAACGGCGCGGTACCGGTGCCGGTCCGTGTGGGCGGGCGGCGCGACCCGGCGGACATCGCGGACCGCATCAGACACCTCGGCGAGCTGCATCAGGCAGGCCTCGTGACGGACGAGGAGTTCTCGGCGAAGAAGGCCGAACTGCTGGCGGAGCTGTAGCCGGAGGGCGGGTGGATCGGCGGTGATGTCATACCGGGGTATGAGGTCGTGAACTGGCTCCCTGGTATGACGCCCCGCCGAACGGCCCCTGCCTAGGCTGGCAGGACCATGAGCGCCTCCACCCCACCCCCCTCGCCGCCGCAGGGCCCGCGGCCCGCCCACGTCGGGCGCGCGGCCGGGCCGCCGTCCGGCGGCCCCGTATCGGCCCTGGTCCGCGCGCGGGACTTCTCACGGGAAGTGTCACGGGCGCTCGGCGCCGCCCTGGCGACGCCCACGGAGCCGGGGGCGCCGCTGCTTGGGCAGGCCTCGTCGCGTTGGGTGCGGCTCGTCCCGTACGTCGTCGCCCTCGCCTTCGTCGCGGCGCTGCTGCCTGTGACGGTCGTCGTCCTCATCAACGACTACGACGTGAACGGCGGCATCGCCGGCCTGCTGGCCACCGCGCAGACGGCGCCGCTGCTCATGGCGGTCTCCCGCCCCCTCCAGGCGTGGTGGATCGTCTTCGCCGCCGACGTGGTGGCCGCCGTCGCGACGCTCCACGCGGAGCTCCCGCCGAACCGCCCGTGGCCGTGGACACCGATGGTCGTCGTCGGCTATCTCGCGCTGATGCTCGCCGTGGGCCTGCGCGAACAGCGGCGGACCCTGGTCGGGGTGTGGCTCGTGACGGGTGCGGTCGGCTTCGGCTTCGCCCTGTTCACCGAGAACCGCGGT
This portion of the Streptomyces changanensis genome encodes:
- a CDS encoding potassium channel family protein; the protein is MKEATAQVRWEQRTQGPLLALAVAFGVAYAVSIVATDAGPWVNAVCMGVEWVVWAAFAVDYVVRLRLARSRWLFVRNHWLDLLAVALPLLQPLRLLRLVSTLLLVGRRARMSSQVTLTTYVAGSVAGLLMFGSLAVLQVERDAPGGNIRTLGDAVWWSFTTMTTVGYGDLAPTTGLGRLLAVGLMLSGIALLGVVTANIAAWFISRFDRDDAEERRRNALLEVLALEVRELRAEVARLSTGVPASPSGGPDGDGPGPAPTPCGPGPMPEPVPDAGVGTAPDAEVSSPRS
- a CDS encoding MFS transporter, which gives rise to MTGQTTIQKSPQNPEPVPEPARGLRGHPWLTLFSVAVGVMMVALDGTIVAIANPAIQRDLGATLADVQWITNGYLLALAVALITAGKLGDRFGHRQTFLIGIAGFAASSAAIGLSDSIALVIGFRVLQGLFGALLMPAALGLLRATFPAEKLNMAIGIWGMVIGASTAGGPIVGGLLVEHVSWQSVFFINVPVGVVALVLGFVILKDHRAANAPRSFDVVGIVLLSAAMAALIWGIIKAGESWGWGSGKTWGFLLGAVVLFGLFALWQQKVREPLVPLGMFRSVPLSAGVVLMVLMAFAFMGGLFFVTFYLQGVKGLSPVDSGLRLLPLTAMMIVSSPLAGALITKFGPRIPLVGGMVFTAASMFGMLTLTPDTGTLSTSLWFALLGLGLAPVMVGATEVIVGNAPMELSGVAGGLQQAAMQVGGALGTAVLGAVMSSKVNAEFGENWKEAGIPVPPAPQLEQAAEFGTVPAELAKAPGMTPDVLAAITKVIQDTFMSGMGLAFTVAGVVAFVAAFVATLTKRGVNADAGGGGVHI
- a CDS encoding TetR/AcrR family transcriptional regulator, yielding MTVEQPTGTGSATGLRERKKQRTHAALLRTALELFTTQGYEQTTVDEIADAVEVSQRTFFRYFASKEDAAFAVQQMVERHFVAALRDRPATEGPFDALRNSVLEAWDTIGEAITEVVPVEVYLRMLQVIESTPPLLAVHLRRSFEMEEYIARLIAEREGLDVDTDPRPRVAVAAFSGVMRVTGQLWVQGRETTLEAMRALTADYLDHIGPALAGDWRETAAQAARTGTEGTDAG
- a CDS encoding peptidase inhibitor family I36 protein, with protein sequence MSSRQSSRPFFTVAALGVSAVTIAALTTCAPPADAAPPALGPCDSGQLCLWPKEQFKGARQTHELASTDVESCVALPAGTSAGALANRTGRPVTTYQSATCAETGEFETYPGSGTWVPRSPYQVRAFKIWEN
- a CDS encoding alpha/beta hydrolase, yielding MTPPLAFHRLTGWRTVLALSVVFVLLTTTGWTSGKRPRGAPRDTWAAATAAWRTDRLDGRALPEPTAPPAAVAAFFAALRPAQRTRLADAHPLIVGNLDGAPVALRYRANRITLHHALATERVRVGDRGLSTEGHLEAVRRAHRFEALLSRDRQVLAFDPSGQGRVAEVFGDLVRAQRISVVVPGVDTNLLTYQRTARRYTAPYGMAESLHAAEREAAPGVRTAVIAWADYTAPSGVGVDAATGRLAASGALRLVALAEALPGSSRVSLFCHSYGSVVCGLAARRLPGRVTDIAVAGSPGMRAETAAALDTGARVWAMRDADDWIADVPYLDVGGLGHGTDPVAPEFGARLLSATGAAGHGGYFLPGTESLRNFARIGVGAYESVSCAGADDACRSESSGAA
- the aceE gene encoding pyruvate dehydrogenase (acetyl-transferring), homodimeric type — encoded protein: MASGSDRNPIIIGGLPSQVPDFDPEETQEWLDSLDAAVDERGRERARYLMLRLIERAREKRVAVPEMRSSDYVNTIATKDEPFFPGNEEIERRILNATRWNAAVMVSRAQRPGIGVGGHIATFASSASLYDVGFNHFFRGKDEGDGGDQIFFQGHASPGIYARAFLLDRLSEPQLDGFRQERSKYPNGLSSYPHPRLMPDFWEFPTVSMGLGPLGAIYQARMNRYMEARGIADTSRSHVWAFLGDGEMDEPESLGQLTIAAREGLDNLTFVVNCNLQRLDGPVRGNGKIIQELESVFRGAGWNVIKLIWDRSWDPLLAQDRDGTLVNKMNTTPDGQFQTYATETGGYIREHFFGDDHRLRAMVEGMSDQQLLHLGRGGHDHRKIYAAYAAAKAHKGQPTVILAQTVKGWTLGPNFEGRNATHQMKKLTVDDLKRFRDRLHLPIPDSRLDSGLPPYFHPGRDSEEIQYMHDRRKALGGYVPTRVVRSRPLALPDDKTYAAVKKGSGQQSIATTMAFVRLLKDLMRDKEIGKRFVLIAPDEYRTFGMDSFFPSAKIYNPLGQQYEAVDRELLLAYKESPTGQMLHDGISEAGCTASLIAAGSAYATHGEPLIPVYVFYSMFGFQRTGDQFWQMADQLARGFVLGATAGRTTLTGEGLQHADGHSQLLASTNPACVAYDPAFGFEIAHIVRDGLRRMYGSSKEHPHGEDVFYYLTVYNEPIQHPAEPADVDVEGILKGIHRFRAGESGDVPAQIMASGVAVPWAVEAQRILAEEWNVRADVWSATSWNELRRDAVEAEEYNLLHPEEEARVPFVTRKLSGAEGPFVAVSDWMRSVPDQISRWVPGPYNSLGADGFGFADTRGAARRYFHIDAQSIVLAVLTELARQGKVDRSALKQAVDRYQLLDVSAADPGPEGGDA
- a CDS encoding DUF3052 domain-containing protein: MSATADHAEERTNPAARLGFEPGQVVQEIGYDDDVEQELREDIEAVIGQELVDEDYDDVADAVVLWFRDDDGDLTDALVDAIGLIEEGGQIWLMTPKTGRDGYIEPSDINEAAQTAGLSQTRSINAGKDWVGTRLVSPKAAKSKR
- a CDS encoding DUF4429 domain-containing protein, translating into MGDVLAGNHATWEFEPDAVLIRFERGIRAPKLFQTLRERRIPHEALASVTLAPGRRGTVMLHAVPRVGADPLMEVAGGQLKEGCDPYRLVLPADRETLAEYYAHELRARLGRERDEPAERFLVTVPEPPLHFKAYDGKASFDGRNVSFRWFWTGASTAKWKAGDQTFAVSDLSGVEWRSPDGLDGCLRLVRRGDEPRPAQADQDPAAVVFGLGYGLVHESLPFAAAVLQAVRTTNGAVPVPVRVGGRRDPADIADRIRHLGELHQAGLVTDEEFSAKKAELLAEL